The following proteins are co-located in the Halostella salina genome:
- a CDS encoding glutathione-independent formaldehyde dehydrogenase — protein MDAVVYKGPHEVAVEEVDEPEIEHPNDVLIDITTTCICGSDLHMYEGRTAAEPGIVFGHENMGIVTEVGDAVTSLEEGDRVVAPFNVACGFCENCEEGYTGFCTNVNPGFAGGAYGYVAMGPYKGGQAEKLRIPYADFNALQLPEGDEHEDAFSLLADIFPTGWHGTELANLEPGDSVAIYGAGPVGLMAAYSAKIKGAAEIYVVDRVPSRLDLAEEHCDATAINFEEGDPVDQIKDAHGGGVDKGVDAVGYQAIDPDKEADDAYDPARENPAVVINNLIRTVKPTGELGIPGLYVPEDPGAPDEMAAQGRLGIDFGLLFEKGQALGTGQCNVKEYNRELRDLIIEGRADPSWVVSHRVDLDEAPEMYEAFDDREEGVTKVLLEP, from the coding sequence ATGGACGCCGTCGTTTATAAAGGCCCACATGAGGTAGCGGTCGAGGAAGTGGACGAACCGGAGATCGAACACCCGAACGACGTGCTGATCGACATCACGACGACGTGTATCTGTGGCTCCGACCTCCACATGTACGAGGGACGGACGGCCGCGGAGCCGGGGATCGTGTTCGGCCACGAGAACATGGGGATCGTCACGGAGGTCGGCGACGCCGTGACCTCGCTGGAGGAGGGCGACCGCGTCGTCGCCCCGTTCAACGTCGCCTGCGGGTTCTGCGAGAACTGCGAGGAGGGGTACACCGGCTTCTGTACGAACGTCAACCCCGGGTTCGCCGGCGGCGCGTACGGCTACGTCGCTATGGGCCCGTACAAGGGTGGACAGGCCGAGAAACTCCGGATCCCCTACGCCGACTTCAACGCGCTCCAGTTGCCCGAGGGCGACGAGCACGAGGACGCGTTCTCGCTGCTGGCGGACATCTTCCCGACGGGCTGGCACGGGACCGAACTCGCCAACCTCGAACCGGGCGACTCAGTCGCCATCTACGGCGCGGGACCGGTCGGCCTGATGGCCGCCTACAGCGCGAAGATCAAGGGCGCTGCGGAGATCTACGTCGTCGACCGCGTGCCGAGCCGACTCGACCTCGCCGAGGAACACTGCGACGCCACCGCGATCAACTTCGAGGAGGGCGACCCGGTCGATCAAATAAAGGACGCGCACGGTGGCGGGGTCGACAAGGGCGTCGACGCCGTCGGCTATCAGGCGATCGACCCGGACAAGGAGGCCGACGACGCCTACGACCCGGCCCGGGAGAACCCGGCAGTCGTCATCAACAACCTCATCCGGACCGTCAAGCCGACGGGCGAACTCGGCATCCCGGGGCTGTACGTCCCGGAAGACCCCGGCGCGCCCGACGAGATGGCCGCGCAGGGCCGCCTCGGGATCGACTTCGGCCTGCTGTTCGAGAAGGGGCAGGCGCTCGGCACCGGGCAGTGCAACGTCAAGGAGTACAACCGGGAGCTTCGGGACCTGATCATCGAGGGCCGCGCCGACCCCAGCTGGGTCGTCTCCCACCGCGTCGACCTCGACGAAGCGCCGGAGATGTACGAGGCGTTCGACGACCGCGAGGAGGGCGTCACGAAGGTCCTGCTGGAGCCCTGA
- a CDS encoding cupin domain-containing protein, whose product MTATDFDAERTYGDGQFSAVQVFESDRMKIVCGYFEPGQFIPVHAPASDVAIHVRSGTGIVRDGDDEHRVDPGDVVVVAANADRGVKADADERLEALLVTAPPPTDAEHDPVRKGLRTGQFDPLDDG is encoded by the coding sequence ATGACGGCGACGGACTTCGACGCAGAACGCACCTACGGCGACGGCCAGTTCTCCGCCGTCCAGGTGTTCGAAAGCGACCGGATGAAAATCGTCTGCGGGTACTTCGAACCGGGCCAGTTCATTCCGGTGCACGCGCCGGCAAGCGACGTGGCGATCCACGTTCGGTCCGGCACGGGCATAGTCCGGGACGGGGACGACGAACACCGGGTCGACCCCGGTGACGTTGTCGTCGTCGCAGCGAACGCTGACCGCGGCGTGAAAGCCGACGCGGACGAGCGGCTGGAGGCGCTGCTCGTCACGGCACCGCCGCCGACCGACGCCGAGCACGACCCCGTTCGGAAGGGACTTCGGACCGGACAGTTCGATCCGCTCGACGACGGGTGA
- a CDS encoding ZIP family metal transporter: MVAEQFVELFGSDPVVHGFVGGLFIATLNLVGASLVFVWRNPSERSLDGVLGFAAGVMLAASFTSLIIPGIETYSGGDPIPVLLGVALGAVALDRSDVLVPHAHYLVTGRRRTDAANPSESLPVDDKRLAGVVLFVLAITIHNMPEGLAVGVGFGSGDPAAAIPLMLAIGIQNIPEGFAVSVAAVNAGLDRRFYAAVAGIRAGVVEIPLAVLGAFAVQRVSALLPYAMGFAAGAMLFVISDEIVPETHTRGNERVATLGTILGTIVMLYLDIALA; encoded by the coding sequence ATGGTAGCCGAGCAGTTCGTCGAGCTGTTCGGCAGCGATCCGGTCGTCCACGGGTTCGTCGGCGGCCTGTTCATCGCGACGCTGAACCTCGTCGGCGCGTCGCTCGTGTTCGTCTGGCGGAACCCCTCCGAGCGGTCACTGGACGGCGTGCTCGGCTTCGCCGCGGGCGTGATGCTCGCCGCCAGCTTCACGAGCCTGATCATCCCCGGGATCGAGACGTACTCGGGCGGTGATCCGATCCCCGTGCTGCTTGGCGTCGCGCTCGGCGCGGTGGCGCTTGACCGGTCCGACGTGCTCGTCCCCCACGCACACTATCTCGTCACCGGGCGGCGACGGACGGACGCCGCGAACCCCTCGGAGAGCCTCCCGGTCGACGACAAACGGCTCGCGGGCGTCGTGCTGTTCGTGCTGGCGATCACCATCCACAACATGCCCGAAGGGCTCGCCGTCGGCGTCGGCTTCGGCAGCGGCGACCCGGCCGCCGCCATCCCGCTCATGCTCGCGATCGGGATTCAGAACATCCCGGAGGGGTTCGCCGTGTCGGTCGCCGCGGTCAACGCCGGGCTCGACAGGCGGTTCTACGCGGCAGTCGCAGGGATCCGCGCGGGCGTCGTCGAGATACCGCTGGCCGTGCTCGGCGCGTTCGCCGTCCAGCGGGTGTCCGCGCTGCTCCCCTACGCGATGGGGTTCGCTGCGGGCGCGATGCTGTTCGTCATCAGCGACGAGATCGTCCCCGAGACCCACACGCGGGGCAACGAGCGGGTCGCCACGCTGGGTACGATCCTCGGCACGATCGTGATGCTCTATCTGGACATCGCGCTCGCGTAG
- a CDS encoding CBS domain-containing protein, with protein sequence MSSDDRPTVEDVMSSPLETIPADATVMEATQRMREKDINALVVPTTPRAIISSTDVLDAVADGRDVTELAVSDVMTTDVETAAPDLYMEEVAAMMTTYGIKHLPVVDDDYVGMISSTDVTAHLS encoded by the coding sequence ATGAGTTCCGACGACAGACCGACCGTCGAAGACGTGATGTCCTCGCCGCTGGAGACGATCCCCGCCGACGCCACGGTGATGGAAGCCACCCAGCGGATGCGCGAGAAGGACATCAACGCGCTGGTCGTGCCGACGACGCCACGGGCCATCATCAGCAGTACGGACGTGCTGGACGCCGTCGCCGACGGCCGTGACGTGACCGAACTGGCGGTGAGCGACGTGATGACGACCGACGTCGAGACCGCCGCGCCGGACCTCTACATGGAGGAGGTCGCCGCGATGATGACCACGTACGGGATCAAACACCTCCCGGTCGTCGACGACGACTACGTTGGGATGATCTCCTCGACAGACGTGACCGCGCATCTGTCCTGA